The DNA sequence TAATCGAAGGATTATCCCGCATCCGGGTGGAATACCTTTCCGTTACAGTGCTTGTGAAGAATAAATGATGGTAGTCCGGGCGGTCGTCTCATTTGAGGCGACCGTTTTTTTGAGTGCGAATGCACAATCAGGAGCTAAACTCCGGTGAAGGAAGGATTGGCAGGAGGAGAGCAATCGAAACCGTGCTCTACTCCTGCCAACGGGTGTTGCCCGGAGTAGAGCTATCGAATCCGCGTTGAACTCCGGCCAAGGCCTGCGCCGTCGGACTTAGACAACATGCGACACCCTGATTGCTATCCTTTGCAACATTTTCCATTCCGTATCGAACAAGATCATCACATCCTAGAGCAATCTTTGGTACAATGAACTGAGTAGGATATTGCACGATAATGATGAGGTGGGATATACAAATGATAAAAATGATAGCGATCGATATCGATGGCACGTTGGTCAATGAACAGAAAGTGATGACGCATAAGGTAAAAGAGACGATCCAAGAGGCAATGCGCCGTGGAATCAGAATCGTGCTTTGCACCGGCCGTCCGCCTGCAGGCATCAAGCCGTATGCCGATGAATTGGGATTCGGGGAACACGAGGACTACATCATCGCCCAGAATGGTGCCTACATTCTGCGTGCAGACACGGACGAAACGGTATACAAAAAAACGTTGACGCTCGCCGAGGTGCAGGGAATTTACGAGTTCGGAAAAGGTTTTTCTGTTGGGACACTGTTGGTTGGCGAGCACCATTATTACAGTTTGGAAGATGAAGTGACGGAATCGATGCAAAAGGATGCCACTCTCGTCAACATGGAAATCAGCGTATTGGATCCCACAGCAGTAAGCGAAGAGATGGGTTTGATGAAGATCCTTTACATCGGCGAGCCGAACGAGGTGGATGTCATCGATTCGGCCATCCCCGACAAGATGCGTGATGACTTCTATATCGTCCGCAGCCAGGATTTCCTTATGGAAGTGATGGAAAAGAACTCGAATAAGGGCACCGCGTTGATAAAATTGGCGGACCATCTCGGGATCGCGATGGAGGAAGTGATGGCGCTAGGCGACGGCGAGAACGATTATGAAATGATCCAAGTTGCCGGTCTGGGCGTCGTGATGTCGAACGGAACCGACAATCTTAAGAGCATCGCGAACGAGATCACCTTATCCAACGAAGAAGACGGCGTGGCCCATGCCATCGAGAAATGGGCTTTCCCAAGCTAAGGAAAATGTTTCCGGAATAGAAAAGAGGCGCGCAATCGACCAGAAATACTCTGGGTCGATTGCGCGCCTTTATTCGCATCCACTGAACAAATTGGTTCGGTAGTTCAGTGGATGATGTCTTCGATATTGTTTATGTTCTTGGATTTATTGCCCGGTGTCGCTTTGTAGCTGCGGACCAATTTGTTGAAGTGGACCAGATCGTCTTCGTAAGCCAGGATGGCACTCATCAGATGAATGATGCCGTAGCTTTCAGAACTGCTGTACTTGCCGTAATCACTTTCTTCCTGGGCACGCTGGAAAAAGACATCCATCATTTCATGGCGTTGGGCCTTATCGGCTTCAAAGAAATTGACTTGATTGGCCCGAACGCGTCCGCTGAATTTCAACATGATCTGTTCGTGGCCGCTCATTAAGGTTTCCAAACGTTCACGGATCATGATGCGCATTTCAACAGGGAATTGATAGAAAACATTTTCGTAATCGTGCAGGACTTCCAGGACGTGGAAGGCGGAGCGGGTCGTTTGGATCATTTTGCGGTAAACGACGAGCATCTTTTTGTTCTGATATTTGTTTTGTTTGTTGAACAGACCGCTTTCGGTCAAGTATTGATAAAGGTTGTCCATTTTTTTGAGCTGCGTGCGTGCCCATTTCAGATCGTTGTTCATGATGGAATATTCGGTGTTCTTGCGCAAACCGGCGCGGATCCAAATCAGAAACTCGGTAGTGGCATAGTCCACCGTGTGGTACAAGCGTTCATCGTACCGCGGAGGGGCGACGAATGTATTGACCAAAAAGGCGATGATGACGCCGACGAACGTTTCCAATACGCGGTAGGTTGCACTCAACATCAAATTGTCATCCGTGCCGACCATGATGACGATCAATGTCACGATCGACAGCCCGATCACGTCTTCGAGCTTGAGAGCATTCAGGATGGCGATCAGCAGCATGACCGAAATGCCGAGAAGATAGATGTTGTATCCCAAAGTCATGACGACAAACACAGCGACCAAGCCGCCAATCGTGTTTGCCATCATCCGGCTCTTCAGATTTGCGTATGATCGGCCGAGTGAAGGCTGGGTGGAATAGATGGCAGCAATGCCTGCGATGACACCCCCGCCTTCGAATCCGAAGTATTGGGCGACGATCATTGATAATGCGACGGCAAGACCCGTTTTAAAGGTGCGGGCGCCAAGTTTCATATAAGTTCAGCTCCATGTCAATAAATGATATTAAAAGAGTAATCCTTGTTAAGAATATACTAATCCCGTGTCCATGTAAAGATTGATAGGATTGTTGTCGGACAACTTTTGCGGTGGATACGCCTCCATCTGCGTCCGAGTAATGAAAAGTAAGTATTTTTTTGTGAATGTCAGGGGCTTATGTATTGCTATTTTTGACAAATCGATATATGATGAACTCAGCTAAATGTAAATTATAATGACTATCATATACAAGTGATTCCAGAAGAGGGGGGATACACCATGCACCATACAATCGTAAATGATTCAATCGAAAAAATGAAAAACGCAAATATCCGAATTACACCGCAACGTTACGCGATTTTGGAATATTTGGTCGAGTCCAGAATGCATCCGACAGCGGATGATATCTACAAAGCGTTGGCCGATCGTTTTCCTAACATGAGCGCAGCCACTGTTTACAACAACTTGAGACTTTTTGTAAAAATTGGCTTTGTGAAGGAATTGGCTTATGGGGATGCTTCAAGCCGTTTCGACTTCAGCAACACGCAACATTATCACGCCATCTGTGAAAGCTGCGGAAAAATCGTCGATCTTTATTATCCGGTATTGGATGATGTGGAGATGGTTGCCGAGAATTTGACCGGTTTCCAGGTCAGCCATCACCGCATGGAAGTCTACGGCATCTGTCCTGAGTGCCTGGAAAAAGGGGTCCAAAAAGAAGACGTCGATGATGGAGCCGAAGCTGCGGGACATCATCACCACCATCATTAATAAGTATGAGCTCTTCCTCCAATCTTGAGAGGGAGAGTTTTTTTGTATCACAAATGAACCCCCTAAGCCAACGTAGCGGCTCAGGGGGTTCGTTTTGGATAGGTTCAGTTCTCTTTCGGTTTGCTCATGGCAATGGATTTGTCGATGGTTGTCTGGACTGCCGAGATGACCGCTGAGCGGAATCCATTTTTTTCCAATTCGGCAACGGCTTCGATTGTCGTTCCGCCTGGGGAACAGACCATGTCCTTCAGTTCGCCTGGGTGTTTACCGGTTTCCAGCACCATTTTTGCGGAACCAAGGACTGCTTGCGCCGCAAATTTATAGGCTTGTTGGCGGGGCAAGCCGCCGCGGACGGCTCCGTCTGCCAAAGATTCGATGAACATGAAGACCAAGGCCGGGGAAGAACCGCTGACGCCTGTAACTGCGTCCATCATGTATTCCGAAACCATTTCACTGCGACCGAAGCTGTCGAAGATGTTTTTGACATCAGTCAACTCAGCGACGTTTACCACTTCATTTGCGCAGATGCCGGTCATGCCTTCGCCGACCAATGCAGGGGTGTTCGGCATGGCGCGGACCACTTTCAACTTGCGGCCGAAGCGTTCTTCGATGTCGCTTAAGCTTTTTCCGGCTGCAATCGTAACGATGACGACATTCTCTTTGATGGCCGTTTTGATTTCGTCGATGACGACATTGTAGATATTCGGTTTGACTGCCAAAAAGAGGATATCCGATTCGGCTGCCACTTGTCTGTTGTCTGCCGCGATGCGGATGCCGTGTTGTTCTTTCAAGGCTTGCAGGCTTTCGTTATCTTGGCTGGATACGATGACTTGGTTAGGTGCGACAAGTGCAGAACCGACAAGCCCGCCGATGATGGCTCCGCCCATATTCCCGCTGCCGATGAATCCGATTGTTTTTTTCATGAATGAGGACTCCTTTTGGATGTTGAGTAAGTTAGTTTAATTGCTTTAACTTCATCATTATACCAAGGAAATGGGGAAATCGTACACAAAATGATGGAATGCTGCAAAGTATGGGCATCATCGCATCCTGTGATTTGTTTTTATTAGGCCTTTTGGGTAAGCTTAAGGTAAGTATTTTTCCAACGAATAATGATGGCTAGCTTCACGGGTTAGCCCTTCGGAAATTAGATAAATCGTACCTATTGCGCTCTTCGATGCTCATTCGGCACGATTTCCTAAATTTCTTTCAGGGCTGAGCGAACCCGTTCCGCTTTTCACATCATAAAAGTGAGGTTTTTGATATGGGTAATGTGCGTGAGTGGTGGCATGAATTGATTGTGTATCAAGTGTATCCGATGAGTTTCCAGGATTCCAACGGTGACGGTGTCGGGGACATCCGCGGTGTCATTAGCCGATTGGACTATATTCAAAATTTGGGCGTCAATATGATATGGCTGAATCCAATCTTCCAATCGCCGAAAGTCGATAATGGCTATGACATTTCCGATTTTCTGGAGATCGATCCGATTTTTGGGACGATGTCTGAAATTGAAGAGCTTATCCTGGAGGCGCACAAACGAGGCATCAAAGTCATCTTCGATTTTGTGATGAACCATACTTCGGACCAACATCCTTGGTTCCAGGAAGCATTGAAGGGGAAAGGCAATCCCTACCGCGATTATTATATCTGGGCGGACGGAAAAAACGGCGGGAAAGATTTGCCTAACAACTGGGAATCGTTTTTCACAGGCACCGTCTGGGAAAAGGAACAAGCAGGTGACCAATATTATTTCCATCTGTTTGCGAAGGAAATGCCCGACCTGAATTGGGCCAATCCGGAAGTGCGGCGCGCGATGGTCGACATCGCCTTTTTCTGGCTCGACAAGGGAGTCGACGGCTTCCGTTTGGATGCCTTCATCCATCTGCAAAAGCAAGAAGGTTTCCCGGATGTGGAAGGGCTGGATGAAGGGGAAATCGGCCTGGCCGAGAACTATTACGCCAATCTTCCAAAAATCAACGAGTACATGAAATTCTTCACCTCAACTTTGCGGGAACGTTATCCGGACACCTTCATCGTCGGGGAGGCAGCCTCGGCCACCGTCGAGCTGGCGCGTTCCTATACGGATCCGGTTGTCGGAGGCTGCGATACGGTCATCACTTTCCGTTACTTCACGATGGATGATAAAGCGAAAGACCCGCGCCTTTCCCCAAATATGCAGAAGACGAAACTCCTCTACGGCGCCTTCAAGAAAAATCTGCAGGAGTGGCAGAAAGTCATGGCGGATGTCGGTGGTCCGACGCTTTATTGGAATAATCATGATATGGCCCGGGTCGTTTCCCGGATCGGGGACGACACTGCCTACCGCGATAACAGCGCGAAAATGTTGGCAGCATTGATGTATCTCCAGAAGGGCATCCCCTTTATCCTGAACGGGGAAGAAATTGGGATGAAGAATCTTTTCCTCGATGACATCAACGATTTCCATTCCCCGGAAGCGCAAACGTTTTATAAGAATGCGCTTGCTTTGGGATACAGCGAAGAAGCAGTT is a window from the Trichococcus shcherbakoviae genome containing:
- a CDS encoding Cof-type HAD-IIB family hydrolase, giving the protein MIKMIAIDIDGTLVNEQKVMTHKVKETIQEAMRRGIRIVLCTGRPPAGIKPYADELGFGEHEDYIIAQNGAYILRADTDETVYKKTLTLAEVQGIYEFGKGFSVGTLLVGEHHYYSLEDEVTESMQKDATLVNMEISVLDPTAVSEEMGLMKILYIGEPNEVDVIDSAIPDKMRDDFYIVRSQDFLMEVMEKNSNKGTALIKLADHLGIAMEEVMALGDGENDYEMIQVAGLGVVMSNGTDNLKSIANEITLSNEEDGVAHAIEKWAFPS
- a CDS encoding aromatic acid exporter family protein gives rise to the protein MKLGARTFKTGLAVALSMIVAQYFGFEGGGVIAGIAAIYSTQPSLGRSYANLKSRMMANTIGGLVAVFVVMTLGYNIYLLGISVMLLIAILNALKLEDVIGLSIVTLIVIMVGTDDNLMLSATYRVLETFVGVIIAFLVNTFVAPPRYDERLYHTVDYATTEFLIWIRAGLRKNTEYSIMNNDLKWARTQLKKMDNLYQYLTESGLFNKQNKYQNKKMLVVYRKMIQTTRSAFHVLEVLHDYENVFYQFPVEMRIMIRERLETLMSGHEQIMLKFSGRVRANQVNFFEADKAQRHEMMDVFFQRAQEESDYGKYSSSESYGIIHLMSAILAYEDDLVHFNKLVRSYKATPGNKSKNINNIEDIIH
- the perR gene encoding peroxide-responsive transcriptional repressor PerR; this translates as MHHTIVNDSIEKMKNANIRITPQRYAILEYLVESRMHPTADDIYKALADRFPNMSAATVYNNLRLFVKIGFVKELAYGDASSRFDFSNTQHYHAICESCGKIVDLYYPVLDDVEMVAENLTGFQVSHHRMEVYGICPECLEKGVQKEDVDDGAEAAGHHHHHH
- the proC gene encoding pyrroline-5-carboxylate reductase, with amino-acid sequence MKKTIGFIGSGNMGGAIIGGLVGSALVAPNQVIVSSQDNESLQALKEQHGIRIAADNRQVAAESDILFLAVKPNIYNVVIDEIKTAIKENVVIVTIAAGKSLSDIEERFGRKLKVVRAMPNTPALVGEGMTGICANEVVNVAELTDVKNIFDSFGRSEMVSEYMMDAVTGVSGSSPALVFMFIESLADGAVRGGLPRQQAYKFAAQAVLGSAKMVLETGKHPGELKDMVCSPGGTTIEAVAELEKNGFRSAVISAVQTTIDKSIAMSKPKEN
- a CDS encoding alpha-glucosidase, whose protein sequence is MGNVREWWHELIVYQVYPMSFQDSNGDGVGDIRGVISRLDYIQNLGVNMIWLNPIFQSPKVDNGYDISDFLEIDPIFGTMSEIEELILEAHKRGIKVIFDFVMNHTSDQHPWFQEALKGKGNPYRDYYIWADGKNGGKDLPNNWESFFTGTVWEKEQAGDQYYFHLFAKEMPDLNWANPEVRRAMVDIAFFWLDKGVDGFRLDAFIHLQKQEGFPDVEGLDEGEIGLAENYYANLPKINEYMKFFTSTLRERYPDTFIVGEAASATVELARSYTDPVVGGCDTVITFRYFTMDDKAKDPRLSPNMQKTKLLYGAFKKNLQEWQKVMADVGGPTLYWNNHDMARVVSRIGDDTAYRDNSAKMLAALMYLQKGIPFILNGEEIGMKNLFLDDINDFHSPEAQTFYKNALALGYSEEAVLYNLRESSKDASRGAMQWGQSVFAGFSTVAPWSGVNVEAAYNVAAEEADSESILHFYRKVLDLKKTDLFIDGDYRLWDTHDDFFVYERVMDKKVGLVICNVTDQPREFVLHPLEQHAYRQILLQNEGNRMEGETLYLAPYGVAVFQTDYNS